One Leisingera sp. M658 genomic window carries:
- a CDS encoding S41 family peptidase yields MRKFAMAAIGGTLAGIVATTYVAGPLLAQEGTREANVYEQLDLFGDIFERIRAQYVEEVDEKELIEAAIGGMLTSLDPHSSYLSPDDAASMRVQTRGEFGGLGIEVTQEEGFVKVVSPIDGTPADEAGMESGDFITHVDGESVLGLSLDDAVTLMRGPVGSEIVITVVREGESEPFDVSIIRDTIKLTAVRSRVEGDTVVMRITTFNDQTTTNLVSGLKKQIEDAGGKDNVNGIVLDLRNNPGGLLTQAIKVADSFLESGEIVSTRGRDPEDGERFNATPGDLADGKPIVVLINGGSASASEIVAGALQDHRRAIVIGTKSFGKGSVQTVMPLKGEGAMRLTTARYYTPSGRSIQALGVSPDIVVQQPRRTAAAEEENDSPARRSRSEADLRGSLNNDSLSEDEIRQIEADREKAEKAAELREEDYQLAYAIDILKGLVALGPK; encoded by the coding sequence ATGAGAAAATTTGCGATGGCGGCCATTGGCGGCACGCTGGCAGGGATCGTGGCAACAACCTATGTGGCGGGTCCTTTACTGGCGCAGGAAGGCACGCGCGAGGCAAATGTCTATGAGCAGCTGGATCTGTTCGGCGACATCTTCGAGCGCATCCGCGCCCAATATGTCGAGGAAGTTGACGAGAAAGAGCTGATTGAGGCGGCCATCGGCGGCATGCTGACGTCGCTGGATCCGCATTCCAGCTATCTGTCGCCGGATGATGCGGCCAGCATGCGGGTGCAGACCCGCGGCGAATTCGGCGGCCTTGGGATCGAAGTCACCCAGGAAGAGGGCTTTGTCAAAGTTGTCTCGCCGATCGACGGTACCCCGGCGGACGAGGCCGGCATGGAATCAGGCGATTTCATCACCCATGTGGATGGCGAAAGCGTGCTGGGCCTGTCGCTGGACGATGCGGTCACCCTGATGCGCGGACCGGTGGGGTCCGAGATTGTGATCACCGTGGTGCGCGAAGGCGAGTCCGAACCGTTTGATGTCTCGATCATCCGCGACACCATCAAGCTGACGGCGGTACGCAGCCGTGTTGAGGGCGATACCGTGGTGATGCGGATCACCACCTTCAACGATCAAACCACAACCAACCTGGTGTCCGGGCTGAAAAAGCAGATCGAGGATGCGGGCGGCAAGGACAATGTGAACGGCATCGTTCTGGACCTGCGCAACAATCCCGGCGGGCTGCTGACCCAGGCGATCAAGGTGGCAGACAGTTTCCTGGAATCTGGTGAGATCGTCTCGACCCGCGGCCGCGACCCAGAGGACGGCGAGCGGTTCAACGCAACGCCGGGCGATCTGGCGGATGGCAAGCCGATTGTGGTGCTGATCAATGGCGGTTCGGCCTCGGCCTCGGAAATTGTGGCCGGTGCGCTGCAGGATCACCGCCGCGCTATCGTCATCGGCACCAAGTCTTTCGGCAAGGGATCGGTGCAGACGGTGATGCCGCTGAAAGGCGAGGGTGCGATGCGTCTGACCACTGCGCGCTATTACACGCCGTCGGGCCGGTCGATCCAGGCGCTGGGCGTCAGCCCTGATATTGTGGTGCAGCAGCCCCGCCGAACCGCTGCGGCTGAGGAGGAGAACGACTCGCCTGCCCGCCGCTCGCGCTCGGAGGCCGATCTGCGCGGCAGTCTGAACAATGACAGCCTGAGCGAGGATGAGATCCGCCAGATCGAAGCCGACCGCGAAAAGGCCGAGAAGGCCGCCGAGCTGCGCGAAGAGGATTACCAGCTGGCCTATGCCATCGACATTCTGAAGGGGCTGGTTGCCCTGGGACCGAAGTAA